The following nucleotide sequence is from Dunckerocampus dactyliophorus isolate RoL2022-P2 chromosome 7, RoL_Ddac_1.1, whole genome shotgun sequence.
AGATCCTGGAGAACACGGTCCTGTTCTTGCACAACACGGCCACCAAAGCAAAGACGACACCAAGCGGGCCGTCCTACCAAGACGGCTTCTCCGCTTGCCTGCAGAGGGCCGCCCACTTCTTGGGCCCCGAGGCGAAAGGCCTGTGGCTGGTGGCCGCCCGGGACGCTCATTCCTTCGCTGCCCGCTCCGTGGAACACCCCTCCtccgccgcctcctcctcctccatcctccACGTCCTGAGACAGAAGTCCAAGCACAGGCTGCTGAGGCGAGCCTCGGGGGTCTCGCCCAGCGTCCAGCCCCCCAGGACCCTCTCACAGCCGCAGGGACCAAACTGGCTGGAGACCTGCGTGGAGAGCCACTCGGCCAGCCCCGCCCCCAGCCAGACTCTGTGGAGGCCGTGGCCTTGATGCCTCCTCCACTTTGAACTTTGACCTCCATCATGTATAATGACCTTTCTAGGTCAACGTGACCTTGAGGCTGTAAATAATGTAAAGACATCATTTG
It contains:
- the her7 gene encoding hairy and enhancer of split related-7, producing the protein MKTMPETDEASNDRKLIKSQAEKRRRERMNHSLERLRIMLMHQPQQQDVSQRRVEKTEILENTVLFLHNTATKAKTTPSGPSYQDGFSACLQRAAHFLGPEAKGLWLVAARDAHSFAARSVEHPSSAASSSSILHVLRQKSKHRLLRRASGVSPSVQPPRTLSQPQGPNWLETCVESHSASPAPSQTLWRPWP